A DNA window from Amycolatopsis sp. DSM 110486 contains the following coding sequences:
- a CDS encoding TMEM175 family protein, giving the protein MESNVERTKSPERLVFFSDAVVAIALTLLVLPLTDLVPELAAEHKEAVDVVLEHWNQLFSFVLSFVVIARMWWGHHRIFEEVRAYSGPLVYANFVWLFTIAVLPFPTEITGSFGTNRFAAMFYTGTIFASSFAQSALVLIIRRDRNVARSPDSVTDLWLGNNLLSTAALLIAFVAAAVEPVLGYYALLLLIPAPWVARWIVSRKADR; this is encoded by the coding sequence GTGGAGAGCAATGTGGAGCGGACGAAATCACCCGAGCGGCTCGTGTTCTTCAGCGACGCCGTGGTGGCCATCGCGTTGACGTTGCTCGTGCTGCCGCTCACCGATCTGGTGCCCGAGCTGGCGGCGGAGCACAAGGAAGCCGTCGATGTCGTTCTGGAGCACTGGAACCAGCTCTTCAGCTTCGTGCTGAGCTTCGTGGTGATCGCGCGGATGTGGTGGGGCCACCATCGCATCTTCGAAGAGGTCCGCGCCTACAGCGGGCCGTTGGTGTACGCGAACTTCGTGTGGCTCTTCACCATCGCCGTGCTGCCGTTCCCGACGGAGATCACCGGTTCGTTCGGGACCAACCGCTTCGCCGCCATGTTCTACACGGGCACGATCTTCGCGAGCAGCTTTGCCCAGTCCGCGCTGGTGCTGATCATCCGCCGGGACCGGAACGTGGCCCGCAGCCCCGATTCCGTGACCGACCTGTGGCTCGGTAACAACTTGTTGTCCACGGCCGCGCTGCTGATCGCCTTCGTCGCGGCCGCCGTCGAACCCGTGCTCGGCTACTACGCCCTCTTGCTGCTCATCCCCGCGCCCTGGGTCGCCCGGTGGATCGTCAGCCGCAAGGCCGACCGCTGA